One genomic region from Sphingobacterium multivorum encodes:
- a CDS encoding helix-turn-helix domain-containing protein, with product MKLAIKNMVCNRCIMVVENELAKLNLHVKHISLGQVEIEEELTKTESKQLASNFSALGFELIDDKRTVIIEQVKHVVLDLIRNQHNDTSLNLSEIISTKVHHDYNYISNLFSDVEGITIEKYFIGQKIEYVKELLVYDELTLSEIAYKLNYSSVAYLSNQFKKVTGLTPSHFKQIKDNKRKPLDKINE from the coding sequence ATGAAACTTGCAATAAAGAATATGGTGTGCAATAGATGCATAATGGTTGTTGAAAATGAATTGGCGAAGCTCAATCTCCATGTGAAGCATATTTCTTTGGGCCAGGTTGAGATTGAAGAAGAGCTGACCAAAACGGAGAGTAAACAACTTGCTTCAAATTTTTCGGCACTTGGATTTGAACTGATTGACGATAAAAGAACCGTCATCATCGAACAGGTAAAACATGTGGTATTGGATCTCATCCGTAATCAACATAACGACACCAGCCTTAATCTTTCCGAAATCATCAGCACAAAAGTGCACCATGATTACAACTACATCTCCAATCTTTTTTCGGACGTTGAAGGCATCACCATCGAAAAATACTTCATCGGCCAGAAAATTGAATATGTCAAAGAGCTATTGGTGTACGACGAACTTACCCTAAGTGAAATTGCCTATAAACTCAATTACTCCAGTGTTGCCTATTTAAGCAATCAATTCAAAAAAGTAACCGGATTGACACCTAGTCACTTTAAACAGATCAAAGACAATAAACGCAAACCTCTGGATAAAATCAACGAGTAA
- a CDS encoding DUF4954 family protein codes for MSVLKKKPLEQLGYGFIPDEFIPAGQDEYTLRFQQNPRNDYRDLTETEVQQLINNGNWSSDWTKVKVSAVFDPNQVQHCKFYGLVRIGNLSPSYLDYRNLQLPIGLYHSTIISSDFGDDVAVHHVGYLSYFIVGNEVLLSQIKEMETGSTAKFGNGILRDGEESDKRIELELCNENGARSVYPFDGMQAADVYLWTRNRHDHALQRRFGELTDQKFGTQRGYYSQIGDRCVIKNTLTIKNVKIGTDAYIKGVSKLKNVTVNSSQESYTQIGEGCELVNGIIGYGCRIFYGVKAVRFILASYSQLKYGARLINSYLGDNSTISCCEVLNSLIFPAHEQHHNNSFLCAALVMGQSNMAAGATVGSNHNSRAADGEIIAGRGFWPGLCVSLKHNSRFASYCLIVKGDFLHELDIKLPFTLVSNDVQHDQLVLIPGYWFMYNMYALVRNANKYAARDNRHFKNQYFEYDMLAPDTVNEMFAGMDMLALAVADSLHAAAGQEEHQRIVAGRALLANNMDLKDQTIVLQGAENSRRPTVIQKVGEAYHLYRSFIKYYGVLHLMDALEEGLSLQDIMASLSGRSRTNWENIGGQLIESNALHTFLDDVKSTKIDSWDEIHEFYHDKSKSYALDKREHALLSLIEVLNLEGMVLSTDKIVSLLDQALGHRIWIGEQIYKSRAKDYKNQFKNMVYANDEERDIVVGKLEENSFINQQQKELEIFKIRVANLKGQF; via the coding sequence ATGAGTGTATTGAAGAAGAAACCTTTGGAACAGCTGGGGTATGGATTTATCCCAGATGAGTTTATTCCAGCAGGACAGGATGAATATACCCTGCGCTTTCAGCAAAACCCGCGTAATGACTACCGTGATCTGACGGAAACGGAGGTTCAACAATTGATTAACAACGGTAACTGGTCCAGCGACTGGACCAAGGTCAAAGTATCGGCAGTCTTTGATCCGAATCAGGTGCAGCACTGTAAGTTTTATGGTCTAGTCCGTATCGGCAATTTGAGTCCGAGTTACCTGGATTACCGCAATCTGCAGCTGCCTATTGGTCTATATCATTCGACGATCATCAGTTCGGACTTTGGTGACGATGTTGCAGTCCACCATGTGGGCTACTTATCCTACTTTATTGTCGGTAATGAGGTGTTGTTGAGCCAGATCAAGGAAATGGAGACCGGTAGTACAGCCAAATTCGGTAATGGTATTCTCCGTGATGGTGAAGAATCCGATAAACGGATCGAGCTGGAGCTCTGCAACGAAAATGGTGCCCGCTCGGTTTATCCCTTTGACGGCATGCAGGCAGCAGATGTATATCTTTGGACCCGCAATCGGCATGATCACGCCTTACAGCGGCGATTTGGAGAACTGACGGATCAGAAATTCGGAACTCAACGCGGCTATTACAGCCAGATTGGCGACCGCTGCGTCATCAAAAATACGTTGACGATCAAGAATGTCAAGATCGGGACTGATGCTTATATCAAAGGGGTCAGCAAGCTGAAAAATGTAACCGTCAATTCTTCGCAGGAATCGTATACACAGATCGGTGAGGGCTGTGAGCTCGTGAATGGAATTATTGGCTATGGCTGTCGTATATTTTACGGCGTTAAAGCCGTGCGCTTTATCTTGGCTTCCTATTCGCAATTGAAATATGGTGCGCGTTTGATCAACTCTTATTTGGGGGACAATTCGACAATTTCCTGTTGCGAAGTGTTAAATTCCTTGATTTTTCCAGCGCATGAACAGCACCACAACAACTCGTTTTTATGTGCGGCATTGGTGATGGGACAAAGTAATATGGCAGCAGGAGCAACCGTAGGATCCAATCACAACTCCAGAGCTGCGGATGGTGAAATTATCGCGGGACGTGGTTTTTGGCCCGGACTCTGTGTCAGTCTAAAACACAACTCCAGATTTGCATCGTATTGCCTGATTGTAAAAGGGGATTTTCTGCATGAACTGGATATCAAGCTGCCTTTTACCTTAGTAAGCAATGACGTACAACATGATCAACTGGTCCTGATTCCGGGGTATTGGTTTATGTACAATATGTATGCATTGGTACGGAATGCCAATAAGTATGCGGCGCGGGACAATAGACATTTCAAAAATCAATATTTTGAATACGATATGTTGGCGCCGGATACGGTGAATGAAATGTTTGCAGGGATGGATATGCTGGCTTTGGCCGTGGCGGATAGTCTCCACGCTGCAGCAGGACAGGAGGAGCACCAACGTATTGTTGCTGGCCGGGCACTGCTTGCCAACAACATGGATCTAAAAGATCAGACCATCGTGTTGCAAGGAGCCGAAAATTCACGCAGGCCGACTGTTATTCAGAAGGTTGGTGAGGCTTATCACTTGTATCGTTCGTTTATAAAATACTATGGCGTACTGCATCTGATGGATGCCCTCGAGGAAGGTCTGTCACTGCAGGATATTATGGCCTCCTTGTCGGGTAGATCGCGTACAAACTGGGAGAATATAGGCGGGCAGCTGATTGAAAGCAATGCCCTGCACACTTTCCTGGATGATGTCAAATCAACAAAAATTGATTCATGGGACGAGATTCATGAGTTCTACCACGATAAGAGTAAATCCTATGCCTTGGATAAACGTGAACATGCACTCTTGTCTTTAATCGAAGTCTTAAATTTGGAAGGTATGGTTTTATCAACAGATAAAATTGTATCTTTGTTGGATCAGGCGCTTGGGCACCGGATCTGGATCGGTGAACAGATTTATAAATCCCGGGCCAAAGACTACAAAAATCAGTTCAAAAACATGGTTTATGCCAATGATGAAGAACGTGACATTGTGGTCGGAAAACTGGAGGAAAATTCTTTTATCAATCAACAGCAAAAAGAATTAGAGATATTCAAGATAAGGGTTGCTAATTTGAAAGGGCAATTTTAA
- the glmS gene encoding glutamine--fructose-6-phosphate transaminase (isomerizing) gives MCGIVGYTGYRQAYGIVIDGLQKLEYRGYDSAGVALHKGEQIDVYKKTGKVANLEEFVYGKDLQSTTGIGHTRWATHGEPSDRNAHPHYSNSGRIAMIHNGIIENYASLKSELINKGYTFKSDTDTEVLVNFIEEIQLQNECSLEEAIRIALKRVVGAYVILVLEAGHPDRIIAARKGSPLVIGIGKNEHFLGSDASPMLAYTKEVVYINDYELAIITPEELILKNLGNERITPYVQKLDLELSAIEKGGFDHFMLKEIFEQPQTIFDSMRGRLDLQSHQITLSGIEKFANEISNTNRIVIVACGTSWHAGLIAEYVIEELCRINVEVEYASEFRYRNPVIHPGDVILAISQSGETADTLVALENAKKQGAIILGVVNVVGSSIARLSDAGAYTHAGPEIGVASTKAFTAQLTVLNLIALKIASLRGSISEGRYQKLAKELNEVPEKVEWILDTQVDKIKTIAKKYKDARDFLFLGRGYNFPVALEGALKLKEISYIHAEGYPAAEMKHGPIALVDENLPVVFIATKDAYHEKIVSNIQEIKARKGKIISVVTKGDTVSENLSDDFMEIPEADEIIAPLISVVPLQLLSYYIGVELGLDVDKPRNLAKSVTVE, from the coding sequence ATGTGTGGAATTGTAGGATACACAGGTTATCGTCAGGCGTATGGTATCGTCATTGACGGATTACAAAAGTTAGAATACCGTGGTTATGACAGTGCTGGAGTGGCATTGCATAAAGGTGAACAGATCGATGTTTACAAAAAAACAGGTAAAGTCGCAAACTTGGAAGAGTTTGTGTACGGAAAAGATCTACAGTCGACCACAGGGATAGGTCACACCCGTTGGGCTACCCATGGTGAACCTTCTGATCGGAATGCACATCCGCATTATTCCAATAGCGGACGCATCGCGATGATTCATAATGGCATCATCGAAAACTATGCTTCCTTAAAATCAGAATTAATCAATAAAGGTTATACGTTTAAAAGTGATACCGATACAGAGGTTCTGGTCAACTTTATCGAAGAAATTCAATTGCAGAATGAATGCTCGTTAGAAGAAGCGATCCGTATTGCTTTGAAACGGGTCGTAGGGGCCTATGTGATCCTCGTTTTGGAAGCTGGTCATCCGGATCGTATTATTGCAGCACGTAAAGGAAGTCCTTTGGTGATCGGTATCGGTAAAAATGAGCATTTTTTGGGTTCAGATGCTTCTCCGATGTTAGCGTATACCAAAGAAGTTGTTTACATCAATGACTATGAACTGGCCATTATCACACCGGAGGAGCTGATCCTTAAAAATCTGGGTAATGAGCGCATCACACCTTATGTCCAAAAATTGGATCTGGAACTGTCAGCTATTGAAAAAGGGGGCTTTGATCACTTTATGTTGAAAGAGATCTTTGAGCAACCGCAAACGATTTTTGACTCCATGCGTGGACGTCTGGATCTGCAATCTCATCAGATTACACTGAGCGGCATTGAAAAATTTGCCAATGAGATCAGCAACACCAATCGCATTGTGATTGTTGCCTGCGGTACCAGCTGGCATGCCGGGCTTATTGCAGAATATGTTATTGAGGAATTGTGCCGCATTAATGTGGAAGTTGAATATGCGTCGGAATTCCGCTACCGTAATCCGGTTATTCATCCGGGAGATGTGATCCTGGCGATTTCCCAGAGTGGAGAAACGGCTGATACATTGGTTGCGTTGGAAAATGCAAAAAAACAGGGTGCTATTATATTGGGTGTGGTCAATGTTGTTGGATCTTCTATCGCCCGACTTTCGGATGCAGGTGCCTATACCCATGCTGGACCAGAAATCGGCGTAGCAAGTACAAAAGCATTTACAGCACAGTTGACGGTATTGAATCTGATTGCCTTAAAGATTGCTTCTTTGAGAGGCTCGATCAGTGAAGGGCGTTATCAAAAACTCGCAAAGGAATTAAATGAAGTGCCTGAAAAGGTGGAGTGGATTTTGGATACGCAGGTTGATAAAATCAAAACCATTGCAAAAAAATACAAAGATGCCCGCGACTTTCTTTTCTTGGGTAGGGGATATAATTTCCCGGTTGCCCTGGAAGGTGCACTCAAACTCAAGGAAATTTCCTATATCCATGCCGAAGGTTACCCTGCAGCAGAGATGAAACATGGACCGATCGCATTGGTTGATGAGAACTTGCCGGTTGTTTTTATTGCTACAAAGGATGCTTATCACGAGAAGATTGTTTCAAATATTCAGGAGATCAAAGCACGTAAGGGAAAGATTATATCGGTAGTTACCAAAGGTGATACCGTTTCTGAAAATCTATCGGATGATTTTATGGAAATTCCGGAGGCCGATGAGATCATAGCGCCATTGATTTCGGTTGTACCATTGCAACTGCTATCGTATTATATTGGTGTAGAACTCGGATTGGATGTGGACAAACCACGTAACCTGGCGAAGTCGGTAACTGTAGAGTAA
- a CDS encoding efflux RND transporter permease subunit codes for MKITEISIKRPSIIIVLFIILTLGGLFSYTRLGYELVPKFEINVITVQTVYPGASPAEVESSVTKKIEDAISSLESIKKVESTSLEGVSIVMITLNNGADVNFLLTDAQRKINAVINDLPDDVKTPSLSKFSLDDVAIMSLAVTSNLSEKELYDLLDNKIQPVFARINGVAKVDLIGGEEREIQISVDPKKIEGYGLTISQVQQIVAASNLDFPTGNVSTRDNRTTIRLSGKVTSIEELRNLPITTPAGVQIYLRDIADVRDGIKEIEKVARLDRQNTILLQVFKQSDANAVAVSEAVKKTIAVHDKDGKVISGVEKDYAAQNIKILVANDSSEFTLNAADNVIHDLMIAIALVGFIMLFFLQSLRNAAITMVAIPLSLIATFIGLLLMGYTLNLMSLLGLSLVVGILVDDAIVVIENIHRHMEMGKNKVRAAYDGASEIGFTVTAITLVIVVVFLPIAMSTGLVANILAQFCVTVIISTLLSLLVSFTVVPWLYSRFGKLEHLSKTSFFGRIIHGFESGLNSFTHWVAGLLTWALKNVGTKLATLFLAIGLLVASFFLVGMGYIGSDFFPSIDRKEFFIQLELDKDASLEKTNLLTQKAEAYIKSKPDVKEIITTVGQSSDGMASTTGSRYKSEIHVILDKENFEGNSQVYSATLKRELENKLIGAKIKTVNVGIMGAEQAPLKLTIIGASVEDAQEFAEKAADQLRKIPGAAGVKLTSEAGNPEINVKIDRDKMTSLGLNVSTVGMTMQTAFSGNTDNKYRAGDNEYDINIRYAENGRANIDNVRDLKFINNQGASISLDQFANVTFGSGPTLLERRDKSPAVSIQGQAIGRPMGTVAQEWQAQFEKLPRKPGIVFIWGGNMENQTEGFGTLGIALLASIILVYLVMVALYDSFITPFVVLFSIPLSFIGALLFLALGNQTLNIFTILGIIMLIGLVAKNAIMLVDFANHRKEAGDNTHDALVAANHARLRPILMTTIAMVFGMIPIAIATGDGADMNRGLAIVIIGGLLSSLFLTLVVVPVVYSIFDSLQRRFGKKEKTNYEALMKEDYDHVDVAEH; via the coding sequence ATGAAAATTACCGAAATATCGATAAAACGCCCCAGTATAATTATCGTATTATTTATAATACTTACATTAGGCGGGTTGTTTTCTTATACGCGATTGGGCTATGAATTGGTCCCTAAATTTGAAATTAACGTCATTACGGTACAAACGGTCTATCCGGGAGCTTCGCCCGCAGAGGTGGAGAGTTCGGTGACCAAAAAAATAGAGGATGCTATTTCATCCTTGGAAAGTATCAAAAAGGTGGAGTCGACTTCCCTGGAAGGGGTATCGATTGTCATGATTACCCTCAACAACGGTGCGGATGTCAACTTCCTGCTTACGGATGCTCAACGGAAAATAAATGCCGTGATCAACGATCTTCCGGATGATGTAAAGACACCTTCACTCTCTAAATTTTCCCTGGATGATGTGGCCATCATGAGTTTGGCCGTCACGTCCAACTTATCGGAAAAAGAACTCTACGATCTTTTGGACAATAAAATCCAGCCGGTCTTTGCGCGGATCAATGGTGTTGCCAAAGTGGACCTGATCGGAGGTGAGGAACGTGAAATCCAGATCTCTGTAGACCCGAAGAAAATTGAAGGTTATGGACTGACAATTTCGCAGGTACAGCAAATTGTAGCGGCATCCAATCTCGATTTCCCGACAGGTAACGTCAGTACTCGTGATAACCGGACAACCATCCGTCTTTCGGGTAAAGTGACTTCGATCGAGGAGCTGCGTAACCTCCCGATCACAACACCGGCAGGGGTGCAGATTTATCTGCGCGATATCGCCGATGTGCGGGATGGTATTAAAGAGATTGAAAAAGTAGCTCGCCTGGACCGTCAGAATACAATCTTATTGCAGGTCTTTAAACAGTCTGATGCAAATGCCGTAGCGGTGTCTGAAGCGGTCAAGAAAACCATTGCGGTACACGATAAAGACGGAAAAGTAATTTCGGGTGTAGAGAAGGATTATGCGGCACAGAATATTAAAATTCTGGTGGCCAATGACTCTTCAGAATTTACCTTGAATGCAGCCGATAACGTGATCCATGACTTAATGATTGCGATTGCATTGGTGGGCTTTATCATGTTGTTCTTCTTACAAAGTTTACGTAATGCGGCGATTACCATGGTGGCGATTCCTTTATCTTTGATTGCTACCTTTATTGGCTTGCTTTTGATGGGCTATACCTTAAACTTGATGTCTTTACTCGGTTTATCCCTGGTAGTCGGTATCCTTGTGGATGATGCGATCGTTGTTATCGAGAATATTCACCGCCACATGGAGATGGGTAAAAACAAGGTGCGTGCGGCCTATGATGGTGCTTCGGAAATCGGATTTACCGTAACGGCGATCACCTTGGTTATCGTGGTAGTGTTCCTGCCGATCGCGATGTCTACGGGTTTGGTGGCCAATATTTTGGCACAATTCTGTGTGACGGTAATCATCTCGACGTTATTATCCTTATTGGTGTCATTTACGGTAGTGCCTTGGTTATACTCGCGTTTCGGTAAATTGGAGCACTTGAGCAAAACTTCTTTCTTTGGTCGTATTATTCATGGTTTTGAAAGCGGTTTGAACAGCTTTACACATTGGGTTGCTGGATTGTTGACCTGGGCTTTAAAAAACGTCGGTACGAAATTGGCTACGTTGTTTTTGGCAATCGGTTTACTTGTTGCATCGTTTTTTTTGGTCGGTATGGGGTATATTGGTTCGGACTTCTTCCCGAGTATTGACCGTAAGGAGTTTTTCATCCAGTTGGAACTCGATAAAGATGCTTCACTGGAGAAGACCAACTTGTTGACGCAAAAAGCGGAGGCTTATATTAAATCGAAACCTGATGTCAAAGAAATTATTACGACAGTGGGGCAGTCTTCGGACGGTATGGCTTCAACAACGGGTTCGCGTTATAAATCGGAGATCCACGTGATCCTCGACAAGGAAAATTTTGAGGGTAACTCACAAGTGTATTCAGCGACGCTGAAGCGTGAACTTGAAAATAAACTGATCGGCGCTAAAATCAAAACCGTCAATGTGGGTATCATGGGAGCGGAGCAGGCACCATTGAAGCTGACCATTATCGGTGCTTCTGTCGAAGATGCGCAGGAATTTGCAGAGAAGGCGGCAGATCAATTACGTAAGATTCCTGGGGCTGCGGGTGTCAAATTGACTTCTGAAGCGGGTAACCCCGAGATCAATGTGAAGATCGACCGTGATAAAATGACTTCTTTGGGACTGAATGTCTCTACAGTGGGTATGACAATGCAGACGGCATTTTCAGGAAATACGGATAACAAATACAGAGCGGGTGATAACGAGTATGATATCAATATCCGCTATGCGGAAAATGGTCGTGCCAATATCGACAACGTACGTGATCTGAAATTTATCAATAATCAGGGTGCCTCTATTTCTCTGGATCAATTTGCCAATGTAACTTTTGGTTCGGGACCTACGTTGTTGGAACGTCGCGACAAGTCGCCGGCAGTATCCATTCAGGGACAGGCAATCGGTAGACCAATGGGTACCGTAGCACAAGAGTGGCAGGCACAGTTTGAAAAACTACCCCGTAAACCGGGAATCGTCTTTATCTGGGGTGGTAATATGGAAAACCAAACCGAAGGATTTGGTACTTTGGGTATTGCCTTATTGGCATCTATTATCCTAGTATACTTGGTAATGGTTGCTTTATACGATAGTTTTATCACACCATTTGTGGTCTTGTTCTCGATTCCATTGTCGTTTATCGGAGCCCTATTGTTCTTGGCGCTGGGAAATCAGACGCTGAATATCTTTACGATTTTGGGTATCATCATGTTGATTGGTCTGGTGGCCAAAAATGCGATCATGCTGGTTGACTTTGCCAACCATCGTAAGGAAGCTGGCGATAACACGCACGATGCGTTGGTGGCAGCCAATCACGCGCGTCTTCGTCCGATTTTGATGACGACAATCGCCATGGTATTTGGTATGATTCCTATTGCAATCGCTACTGGAGACGGTGCCGACATGAATAGAGGTCTGGCGATCGTTATCATTGGTGGTTTGTTATCTTCTTTATTTTTAACCTTGGTTGTTGTACCGGTGGTATACTCCATTTTTGACAGTCTTCAACGTCGTTTTGGAAAGAAAGAAAAGACAAATTATGAAGCCTTGATGAAGGAAGATTATGACCATGTCGACGTGGCAGAACATTAA
- a CDS encoding efflux RND transporter periplasmic adaptor subunit, translated as MKRGIITLLIIAAGLAGIFFVLNKNKKKNEAETAEVAKKNVAIAVRIDTAKVSSMDLRYTANGTFSPKQEVTVSAETAGRVVKVLVDEGSHVSAGQTLAIIEGDKLNVNVANAQAAFTNAQADLHRFESAFSTGGVTKQQLDQVKLQFENAKNNLKASKLNAGDVTIKTSVSGIVNARKIEPGTYLNVGAAAFDIVNVATLKLRVNVDEKNVATLRIGQSVDVTASVYADQRFTGKVTFIAPKSDGSLNFPVEIEVNNASNQLRAGMYGTAIFGEGVASNTLIVPRNAFVGSVSDNKIFVLKNGKAIETNVKSGRNFGDYIEILGGLQNGDQVIVSGQINLFDQSPVEIIK; from the coding sequence ATGAAACGCGGAATTATTACCTTACTTATTATTGCTGCTGGTCTAGCAGGAATATTTTTTGTGTTAAATAAAAATAAAAAGAAAAATGAGGCCGAAACGGCAGAGGTAGCAAAGAAAAATGTGGCTATTGCAGTGCGTATCGATACGGCAAAAGTATCTTCCATGGACTTACGCTATACGGCTAACGGAACATTTTCTCCGAAACAAGAAGTAACTGTTTCGGCTGAGACTGCAGGTAGAGTGGTGAAAGTATTGGTTGATGAAGGTTCTCATGTAAGCGCCGGTCAGACTTTGGCGATCATCGAGGGCGATAAACTGAATGTGAACGTAGCGAATGCGCAGGCTGCATTTACCAATGCGCAGGCCGATCTGCATCGCTTTGAAAGTGCCTTCTCTACTGGTGGTGTAACCAAACAACAGTTAGACCAGGTGAAATTGCAATTTGAGAATGCGAAAAATAACTTAAAAGCGTCCAAATTGAATGCTGGCGATGTGACCATCAAAACGTCGGTATCGGGTATCGTCAATGCACGTAAAATCGAACCGGGTACTTACCTAAATGTGGGCGCTGCAGCCTTCGATATTGTCAATGTCGCCACCTTGAAATTGCGTGTCAATGTAGACGAAAAGAATGTGGCTACCTTAAGGATCGGTCAATCTGTTGATGTGACAGCGAGTGTATATGCAGACCAACGCTTTACAGGTAAAGTAACTTTTATTGCTCCTAAATCGGATGGTAGCTTAAACTTCCCGGTGGAAATCGAGGTAAATAATGCATCGAACCAATTGCGTGCGGGTATGTACGGTACAGCCATCTTCGGTGAAGGTGTTGCCAGCAATACGTTGATCGTACCTCGTAATGCCTTTGTGGGTAGTGTGAGCGACAACAAGATCTTTGTGCTGAAAAACGGTAAAGCCATCGAAACAAACGTCAAATCGGGTAGAAACTTTGGTGATTACATCGAGATCTTAGGTGGTTTGCAAAATGGGGATCAGGTGATTGTTTCGGGTCAGATCAATCTATTTGACCAAAGCCCTGTAGAGATTATTAAATAG
- a CDS encoding TolC family protein, producing the protein MKTIRILASLLLGTMVFQSHAQQQLSLSDAIKFALQNKKEAKKAKLDLENSQYQIDEVRGSALPQITANGSLKYNVLIPEMVLEAGGQTQKIKMGQPWNSTAAISLNQQLFNQSIFTGLKAAKTTKEFYQINAQLTDEQVIEKVANAYYDIYQEHLKLQTIENNLQSTTKTKDVTEGLVKAGLAKKIDLDRLVVNVNNLEAQKQQTTNAVQIKENALKFAIGKPIEEDIELSEETFDINAALAVESDNVENRTEVQLMKKQIELYELNKKSKVADLYPKLSLGGDFGFNGFGKGFPIGGDFSWPKTSSIGLNLSVPIFTGGTTKARINQADIQIRQAQVDLEDTKLGLNLAKENAKSQIKISLLTIDNNRRNVKLAKGVLDDTKNNFNNGLATLTELLDAEKALADAENNLNTSLLNYKVAEVQIIKANGELKSLIKE; encoded by the coding sequence ATGAAAACAATCAGAATACTAGCCAGCCTTTTATTAGGTACGATGGTTTTCCAAAGTCATGCACAGCAACAATTGAGCTTAAGTGATGCCATTAAATTTGCATTGCAGAACAAGAAGGAAGCTAAAAAGGCAAAGTTAGATCTCGAAAACTCGCAATACCAGATTGATGAGGTTAGGGGTAGCGCGTTGCCACAAATTACAGCAAATGGTTCCTTAAAATACAATGTGTTGATTCCAGAAATGGTATTGGAAGCCGGTGGTCAGACTCAAAAGATTAAAATGGGACAACCTTGGAATTCAACAGCGGCCATTTCCTTAAATCAGCAGCTTTTTAATCAATCGATCTTTACAGGCTTGAAAGCTGCTAAGACCACAAAAGAGTTTTACCAAATAAATGCGCAGTTAACTGATGAACAAGTAATCGAAAAAGTGGCAAATGCTTATTACGATATCTACCAGGAACATCTGAAACTTCAAACGATAGAAAATAATTTGCAAAGTACCACAAAAACGAAAGATGTGACGGAAGGACTTGTGAAAGCTGGGCTTGCAAAAAAAATAGATTTAGACCGCCTGGTGGTCAATGTGAATAACCTGGAGGCACAAAAACAACAAACCACCAACGCTGTACAGATCAAAGAAAATGCATTGAAATTCGCAATCGGGAAGCCGATCGAGGAAGATATCGAATTATCGGAAGAGACGTTTGATATCAATGCCGCGTTGGCCGTGGAATCGGATAATGTAGAAAATAGAACCGAAGTGCAGTTGATGAAGAAGCAAATTGAACTTTACGAACTGAATAAAAAATCGAAAGTCGCCGACCTATATCCTAAATTATCCTTAGGTGGAGATTTTGGTTTTAACGGATTTGGTAAAGGCTTTCCAATTGGTGGCGATTTTAGCTGGCCAAAGACCTCGAGCATAGGTTTAAATCTTTCGGTGCCAATCTTCACCGGAGGGACAACAAAAGCAAGAATCAACCAGGCCGATATTCAGATTAGACAAGCACAGGTTGATCTTGAGGATACCAAATTGGGCCTTAATCTGGCGAAAGAAAATGCCAAATCACAGATTAAGATCAGCTTGTTGACGATCGACAATAATCGCCGGAATGTTAAATTGGCCAAGGGTGTGCTAGATGATACAAAAAACAATTTTAACAATGGTTTAGCAACTTTAACAGAATTACTTGATGCTGAAAAAGCACTAGCAGATGCAGAAAATAATCTAAATACGAGTCTGTTGAACTATAAAGTAGCCGAAGTACAGATTATTAAGGCAAATGGCGAATTAAAATCACTAATTAAAGAATAA
- a CDS encoding TetR/AcrR family transcriptional regulator: protein MEDRKDQIIHAAIRRFMHYGFSKTTMNEIAEDIKITKANLYYYYSEKNALIRDVIVRLTDEYREEEEKMVAVHVGTTYELIIKILELRDAFVRKYYMLHMNENLEWIKGLSMQDFFQCLHDRDVKALFEILQIGAEKGEIDGEHLYETAEIYVELMKSLSLMCNISDIISGIPNQDRFDEVLQKQKLATKLFFNGINKK from the coding sequence ATGGAAGATAGAAAAGATCAAATCATTCATGCGGCGATAAGACGCTTTATGCATTACGGTTTCAGTAAGACGACAATGAATGAAATTGCGGAGGATATAAAAATTACCAAAGCGAATTTGTATTACTATTATTCGGAAAAGAATGCACTTATACGGGATGTGATTGTGCGTTTGACGGATGAATATAGGGAAGAGGAGGAGAAGATGGTGGCTGTGCACGTGGGCACCACCTACGAGCTGATCATTAAAATTCTGGAACTGCGCGATGCATTTGTCCGGAAATACTATATGTTGCACATGAACGAAAATCTCGAATGGATCAAGGGACTTTCCATGCAGGATTTTTTTCAATGTCTGCACGACCGCGATGTGAAAGCCTTGTTTGAGATCCTTCAGATCGGTGCCGAAAAAGGTGAAATCGATGGGGAGCATTTATATGAAACGGCCGAAATCTATGTGGAACTGATGAAGAGCTTATCCCTGATGTGCAATATCTCCGATATCATTTCGGGAATTCCGAATCAGGATCGTTTTGATGAAGTGCTGCAAAAGCAAAAGCTGGCTACCAAGCTCTTTTTTAATGGTATAAATAAAAAGTAG